From one Amycolatopsis sp. FDAARGOS 1241 genomic stretch:
- a CDS encoding SRPBCC family protein codes for MLIENSFDVAADPDEVFAFLQDAHNVAACFPGAELVEDLGGDSYRGKVKIKVGPVTAAYQGVAKIVEKDQAQRVAVLLADGKDSRGAGTAKAKATMRVTPAGEGAHVALETDLTISGKLAQFGRGIMSDVSGRMVGELASRVRQRIENGGEAPAAPAPTVAAGTAATTPPAATTNSTTTGAATATATRPVTDSAPQFVEAPPMKASVLIRIVLAGYLERWAARLRKSTEA; via the coding sequence ATGCTCATCGAAAACTCGTTCGACGTCGCCGCCGATCCCGACGAGGTGTTCGCGTTCCTGCAGGACGCGCACAACGTCGCGGCCTGCTTCCCGGGCGCCGAGCTCGTGGAGGACCTGGGCGGCGACTCCTACCGCGGCAAGGTGAAGATCAAGGTCGGCCCGGTCACCGCGGCCTACCAGGGTGTCGCGAAGATCGTGGAGAAGGACCAGGCGCAGCGCGTGGCCGTGCTGCTCGCCGACGGCAAGGACAGCCGCGGTGCCGGCACGGCGAAGGCCAAGGCGACCATGCGCGTCACCCCGGCCGGCGAGGGCGCGCACGTCGCGCTCGAGACCGACCTGACGATCTCCGGCAAGCTCGCGCAGTTCGGGCGGGGCATCATGTCCGACGTGTCCGGCCGCATGGTCGGCGAGCTCGCCTCCCGGGTGCGGCAGCGGATCGAGAACGGCGGCGAGGCACCGGCCGCACCCGCGCCCACCGTGGCCGCGGGTACCGCCGCAACCACCCCTCCTGCTGCCACCACGAACAGCACGACCACCGGAGCCGCCACTGCCACCGCCACCCGTCCGGTCACCGACTCCGCCCCGCAGTTCGTCGAGGCCCCGCCGATGAAGGCTTCGGTGCTGATCCGCATCGTCCTCGCCGGCTACCTCGAACGGTGGGCCGCGCGCCTGCGCAAGTCCACCGAAGCCTGA
- a CDS encoding uracil-xanthine permease family protein, with translation MAVTAATAPVEPKSEPVPIFDIGIDDKVKITSSIGLGVQNILGMAGLLIFPALIGTAFKLSATDTAYLYGVTFMTSGLVVILQSVFLLRLPIVQGPYAGSLAALLAVGHGKGGLGAAFGSMVVAGLIWCVLAVPLKRFGLITYLSKFVRDPIICGVLVLILATQLTSTALPNVLGTPASPGFPGMNLISGAVTALVVILLTLLPKGTVLRRGAVLVAVIVGTVVYAIFEPTNFAGVVHNVGFTVPRIFPFGFAVQGDLVLIFFITLLPAIAESIATYDIVAGWGRQELSGYRVSQGVFGEVLGSTVGAIFGGMSTLAYPDNIGLLRVTKVGSRYVTLATGIILLVLGGLGPFDHLLQAVPLPVLAAAGTVLFGVLFASAIDTLSGVHWSRDNLMLAGFPFITAIGGLFVPAATMKVLPQVVQLILQQPLILGTVLLLLMKAGYGLRRKAA, from the coding sequence ATGGCCGTCACCGCCGCCACGGCTCCGGTCGAACCGAAATCAGAACCGGTCCCGATCTTCGACATCGGGATCGACGACAAGGTCAAGATCACGAGCTCGATCGGGCTCGGGGTCCAGAACATCCTGGGCATGGCCGGGCTGCTGATCTTCCCGGCCCTGATCGGCACCGCGTTCAAGCTGTCCGCCACGGACACCGCGTACCTCTACGGCGTCACGTTCATGACCTCCGGGCTCGTGGTGATCCTGCAGTCGGTGTTCCTGCTGCGGCTGCCGATCGTGCAGGGCCCGTACGCCGGTTCGCTGGCCGCGCTGCTGGCCGTCGGGCACGGCAAGGGCGGGCTCGGCGCCGCCTTCGGCTCGATGGTCGTGGCGGGGCTGATCTGGTGCGTGCTCGCCGTGCCGCTCAAGCGGTTCGGGCTGATCACGTACCTGTCGAAGTTCGTGCGCGACCCGATCATCTGCGGCGTGCTGGTGCTGATCCTCGCGACCCAGCTCACCAGCACGGCGCTACCGAACGTCCTGGGTACCCCGGCCAGCCCGGGTTTCCCCGGCATGAACCTGATCTCCGGCGCGGTGACGGCCCTGGTCGTCATCCTGCTCACGTTGCTGCCCAAGGGAACCGTCCTGCGCCGCGGTGCGGTGCTGGTCGCGGTGATCGTCGGCACGGTCGTGTACGCGATCTTCGAGCCGACGAACTTCGCCGGTGTGGTGCACAACGTGGGCTTCACGGTGCCGCGGATCTTCCCGTTCGGCTTCGCCGTGCAGGGCGATCTGGTGCTGATCTTCTTCATCACGCTGCTGCCGGCGATCGCCGAGAGCATCGCGACCTACGACATCGTCGCGGGCTGGGGCCGGCAGGAGCTGTCGGGCTACCGCGTTTCCCAGGGTGTGTTCGGCGAAGTTCTGGGCAGCACCGTCGGCGCGATCTTCGGCGGGATGTCCACGTTGGCCTACCCGGACAACATCGGGCTGCTGCGCGTGACGAAGGTCGGCTCCCGGTACGTGACGCTCGCGACCGGGATAATCCTGCTGGTGCTCGGCGGCCTGGGCCCGTTCGACCACCTGCTGCAGGCCGTGCCGCTGCCCGTGCTGGCCGCCGCCGGCACCGTCCTGTTCGGAGTGCTGTTCGCGAGCGCCATCGACACCCTCTCGGGCGTCCACTGGTCCCGCGACAACCTGATGCTCGCCGGGTTCCCTTTCATCACCGCGATCGGCGGCCTGTTCGTGCCGGCCGCGACGATGAAGGTGCTGCCGCAGGTGGTGCAGCTGATCCTGCAGCAGCCGCTCATCCTCGGCACCGTGCTGCTGCTCCTGATGAAGGCCGGGTACGGCCTGCGCCGCAAGGCCGCCTGA
- a CDS encoding IclR family transcriptional regulator encodes MSPRPGRRAIAGNAAEPGRTVLSRAFAILDSFLDGRSEQTHGEITRATGFAPATVYRLLAELVGWGALERTGRGRYRIGLRLWQLGSQAPGGRELRDVALPYLQDLLQVTHEVVHLVVLDEGRALYLEKLEAHPDVVVTSRVGKRLPLHATGPGKVLLAHAPAECVDDVVDAGLDRCASGTITDPARLRVVLAEIRRTGFCLSRDEMTEGASSVAAPVHGPGEEVIAAISVVVPSSTPNLSPLVPVVRMAALGVSRALQSA; translated from the coding sequence GTGTCCCCGAGGCCAGGGAGGCGCGCGATCGCGGGCAACGCAGCCGAACCCGGGCGCACGGTGCTGAGCCGTGCGTTCGCGATCCTGGACTCATTCCTCGACGGCCGCTCCGAGCAGACGCACGGCGAGATCACCCGGGCCACCGGGTTCGCTCCCGCCACGGTGTACCGGCTGCTCGCGGAGCTGGTCGGCTGGGGTGCGCTCGAACGCACCGGCCGCGGCCGCTACCGCATCGGCCTGCGGCTGTGGCAGCTCGGCTCGCAGGCGCCCGGCGGGCGGGAACTGCGCGACGTTGCCCTGCCGTACCTGCAGGACCTGCTGCAGGTGACGCACGAGGTCGTGCACCTCGTCGTGCTCGACGAAGGCCGCGCGCTGTACCTCGAAAAGCTCGAAGCTCACCCGGACGTGGTCGTCACGTCCCGCGTCGGGAAGCGCTTGCCGTTGCACGCCACCGGGCCCGGCAAGGTGCTGCTCGCCCACGCGCCGGCCGAGTGCGTCGACGACGTTGTCGACGCTGGTCTGGACCGCTGCGCGAGCGGCACCATCACCGATCCGGCGCGGTTGCGCGTGGTGCTCGCCGAGATCCGCCGCACCGGATTCTGCTTGTCGCGCGACGAGATGACCGAAGGGGCTTCGTCGGTCGCCGCGCCGGTGCACGGGCCGGGGGAAGAGGTCATCGCCGCGATTTCGGTCGTGGTGCCGAGCAGCACACCGAACCTCTCGCCGCTCGTGCCGGTGGTCCGGATGGCGGCCCTCGGCGTTTCGCGGGCCCTCCAGTCGGCGTGA
- a CDS encoding thiamine pyrophosphate-dependent enzyme: protein MPTTVRDAAFDVLRRYGATTLFANPGSTEIALLTDLPADLEFVLALHEGSVVGMATGWALAHDRPAVAILHTTAGLGNAVGALATARVNRAPLVVLVGQQDRRHLALEPFLAGHRLDDVAAPAPVWVGEPPRPQDVPGALARAWHEARDHRGPALVIVPMDDWLAPAELDEPLPAPARLLRTTAAEPEVVAELEKFLVGAEKPVLVVGAGADDADSWHALEALAERLRCPVWQEAFGARAGFPQDHPQFAGHLPAGRAELRKVLAGHDAVLAVGAPVFRQYPREPGRLIGAGTRVAVVTDDPGEAHRSPADLAVLARPAAVCGPLARRLPARPAPAETLGRTIDLPEPPAAGARPAPEHVFAALARRLPRDAVLVEETPSSRPLLHALVPARAPLGFLSAAMGGLGFGVPAAIGVRMARPDRPVVAVVGDGSSLYAIQALWSAAHYGVGVLVVVLANGRYAIMDQLAARHGEASAGRGAPPWPTFDEVSVSGLARSLGCPARRVTTCEELESVLDEVLPVPAGRTEPLVLDVEVVS from the coding sequence TTGCCGACCACCGTCCGAGACGCCGCGTTCGACGTGCTGCGCCGCTACGGCGCCACCACGTTGTTCGCCAATCCCGGTTCGACCGAGATCGCGCTGCTGACCGACCTGCCCGCGGACCTCGAGTTCGTGCTCGCGCTGCACGAGGGCTCGGTCGTCGGGATGGCCACGGGCTGGGCGCTCGCGCACGACCGGCCGGCGGTCGCGATCCTGCACACCACCGCGGGACTCGGCAACGCGGTCGGCGCGCTCGCGACGGCACGCGTCAACCGGGCGCCCCTGGTCGTGCTCGTGGGCCAGCAGGACCGGCGGCACCTCGCGCTGGAGCCGTTCCTCGCGGGCCACCGGCTCGACGACGTCGCCGCACCCGCGCCCGTGTGGGTCGGCGAACCGCCGCGGCCGCAGGACGTGCCGGGCGCGCTCGCCCGCGCGTGGCACGAAGCGCGTGATCACCGCGGCCCAGCACTGGTGATCGTGCCGATGGACGACTGGCTCGCCCCGGCCGAACTCGACGAGCCGCTGCCCGCTCCCGCTCGGCTGCTGCGGACGACGGCGGCCGAGCCCGAGGTCGTCGCCGAGCTGGAGAAGTTCTTGGTGGGCGCGGAAAAACCCGTCCTCGTGGTCGGCGCCGGCGCCGACGACGCCGACTCGTGGCACGCGCTGGAAGCGCTTGCCGAACGCCTGCGGTGTCCCGTGTGGCAGGAGGCGTTCGGCGCGCGGGCCGGGTTCCCGCAGGACCATCCGCAATTCGCCGGGCACCTGCCCGCGGGCCGCGCGGAGCTGCGCAAGGTGCTCGCCGGTCACGACGCCGTGCTCGCCGTGGGAGCCCCGGTGTTCCGCCAGTACCCGCGGGAACCCGGGCGGCTCATCGGCGCGGGCACCCGGGTCGCCGTCGTCACCGACGATCCCGGCGAAGCGCACCGCAGCCCCGCCGATCTCGCCGTGCTCGCGCGGCCGGCCGCGGTGTGCGGTCCGCTGGCGCGGCGGTTGCCCGCACGGCCCGCGCCCGCCGAAACGCTGGGCCGCACGATCGATCTGCCCGAGCCGCCCGCCGCGGGAGCGCGGCCGGCACCGGAGCACGTGTTCGCCGCGTTGGCCCGCCGGCTGCCCCGGGATGCCGTGCTGGTGGAGGAGACGCCGTCGAGCCGCCCGCTCCTGCACGCGCTCGTGCCCGCCCGGGCACCGCTCGGTTTTCTCAGCGCTGCCATGGGCGGTCTGGGCTTCGGTGTGCCCGCCGCGATCGGCGTGCGGATGGCGCGGCCGGACCGCCCGGTGGTCGCGGTCGTCGGCGACGGTTCGTCGCTGTACGCGATCCAGGCGTTGTGGAGCGCGGCGCACTACGGCGTGGGCGTGCTCGTGGTCGTCCTCGCCAACGGTCGTTACGCGATCATGGACCAGCTCGCGGCCCGCCACGGCGAGGCGTCCGCCGGCCGCGGCGCTCCACCGTGGCCGACTTTCGACGAGGTCAGCGTGAGCGGCCTCGCGCGCTCGCTGGGGTGTCCCGCCCGGCGGGTGACGACCTGCGAGGAACTGGAGTCCGTTTTGGACGAAGTATTGCCCGTGCCGGCCGGGCGCACCGAACCGCTCGTGCTCGATGTGGAGGTGGTGTCATGA
- a CDS encoding aromatic acid/H+ symport family MFS transporter, whose amino-acid sequence MMVSSPVDPRAKYARWVAPLCWTAVALEGFDLVVLGVVLPALLKIPSWGLDPNTASLISVVGLLGVAVGALAIGPVSDLFGRRGTMLLTVTSFSLFTLLCAVVDGPWLFGLLRFLAGLGLGGVLPTALALITEYARVGRGGSATTVLMTGYHVGAVLTALLGILVVEQHGWQWMFVIGAAPAVILVPLMVKFLPESSAFLAARRNPAASRVARARRDRNPVAILFRHGYARATIAFWVTSFMGLLLVYGLNTWLPQIMREAGYELGAALALLLVLNVGAVIGLLIGGRVADRLGYRRSTITWFTVAAVFLALLSIKLPGFSVYVGVLLAGIFTFSAQVLVYVYVARVYPTSARGTALGAASGIGRFGAISGPLVTGFLLTAGIAYPWGFYLFAVVAAVGAVAIATVNRDPAPDAPLETVADETPAAPAE is encoded by the coding sequence ATGATGGTCTCCTCCCCGGTCGATCCCCGGGCCAAGTACGCGCGCTGGGTCGCTCCACTGTGCTGGACGGCGGTGGCGCTCGAAGGGTTCGACCTCGTGGTGCTGGGTGTGGTACTGCCCGCGCTGCTGAAGATCCCGAGCTGGGGCCTCGACCCCAACACGGCGTCGCTGATCTCGGTGGTCGGCCTCCTCGGCGTGGCCGTGGGCGCGCTCGCCATCGGCCCGGTCAGCGACCTGTTCGGCCGGCGCGGCACGATGCTGCTCACGGTCACGAGCTTTTCGCTGTTCACGCTGCTCTGCGCGGTCGTCGACGGCCCGTGGCTGTTCGGGTTGCTGCGGTTCCTCGCCGGCCTGGGCCTCGGCGGCGTGCTGCCCACCGCGCTCGCCCTGATCACCGAATACGCCCGCGTCGGCCGCGGTGGCAGCGCCACCACGGTGCTGATGACGGGTTACCACGTCGGCGCCGTCCTCACGGCGCTGCTGGGCATCCTCGTCGTCGAGCAGCACGGCTGGCAGTGGATGTTCGTGATCGGTGCGGCGCCGGCGGTGATCCTGGTGCCGCTGATGGTGAAGTTCCTGCCGGAGTCGTCGGCTTTCCTGGCCGCGCGGCGCAATCCGGCGGCGTCCCGGGTGGCTCGGGCTCGCCGTGACCGCAACCCGGTCGCCATCCTTTTCCGCCACGGCTACGCCCGCGCGACGATCGCCTTCTGGGTCACGTCGTTCATGGGCTTGCTCCTGGTGTACGGCCTCAACACCTGGCTGCCCCAGATCATGCGCGAGGCCGGCTACGAACTGGGCGCGGCGCTGGCCCTGCTGCTGGTGCTCAACGTGGGCGCCGTCATCGGCCTCCTCATCGGCGGCCGCGTCGCCGATCGCCTGGGTTATCGGCGCTCCACCATCACGTGGTTCACGGTGGCCGCGGTGTTCCTGGCGCTGCTGAGCATCAAACTGCCGGGCTTCAGCGTGTACGTCGGCGTCCTGCTCGCGGGGATCTTCACGTTCAGCGCGCAGGTGCTGGTCTACGTCTACGTCGCCCGCGTGTACCCGACGTCGGCCCGCGGCACCGCCCTCGGCGCCGCCAGCGGCATCGGCCGCTTCGGCGCCATCTCCGGCCCGCTGGTGACCGGCTTCCTGCTCACCGCGGGCATCGCCTACCCGTGGGGCTTCTACCTGTTCGCGGTCGTCGCCGCGGTCGGCGCGGTGGCCATCGCCACCGTCAACCGCGATCCGGCGCCGGACGCGCCGCTGGAGACGGTCGCGGACGAAACGCCGGCAGCTCCCGCCGAGTAG
- a CDS encoding GNAT family N-acetyltransferase has product MDQLRLRAAEPHEAAAITELARRSKAYWGYSREFLDRVREDLTVHAHQIRAGNVVVAEDGTTLLGYYRLGGAPPDGELADLFVDPGAIGTGLGRRLWDHAVGQARERGFRSLELEADPNAEPFYLHVGATKTGERQVASGRTLPVLRVDLR; this is encoded by the coding sequence ATGGACCAGCTCCGTCTCCGTGCCGCCGAGCCTCACGAGGCGGCGGCCATCACCGAGCTCGCCCGCCGTTCGAAGGCGTACTGGGGCTACAGCCGGGAGTTCCTCGACCGCGTCCGCGAGGACCTCACCGTGCACGCCCACCAGATCCGGGCCGGGAACGTCGTGGTGGCCGAGGACGGAACCACCCTGCTCGGGTACTACCGGCTCGGCGGCGCACCGCCGGACGGAGAACTCGCCGACCTCTTCGTCGACCCCGGCGCCATCGGCACAGGGCTCGGCCGCCGGCTGTGGGACCACGCCGTCGGCCAAGCGCGCGAGCGCGGCTTCCGTTCCCTCGAGCTCGAAGCCGACCCGAACGCCGAGCCGTTCTACCTCCACGTGGGTGCCACGAAGACGGGCGAGCGGCAAGTGGCCTCCGGCCGAACCCTGCCCGTCCTGCGGGTCGACCTCCGCTGA
- a CDS encoding GntR family transcriptional regulator encodes MTSTDLTMLKLESFEPGRRIAADFIADSLRNAIQSGALADGAVLKQAAIADHFEISRVPVREAMRQLLAEGLIELRAHHIAVVRGLSLERISEIYDNRALIEGYLLERAVPNIPVGVVKELRAAEKAMRGEDDHAEWLRLNGKFHRTMNEYAHDVTALELVAQLKSRAERYVRMWGTGGGLHRPEEAGAEHVEILDLVGVGDAKGARAAVERHIRTTGERLVAYGRSQQA; translated from the coding sequence GTGACCAGCACCGATCTGACGATGCTCAAGCTCGAGTCGTTCGAGCCCGGGCGGCGCATCGCTGCCGACTTCATCGCCGACAGCCTCCGCAACGCGATCCAGAGCGGCGCGCTGGCCGACGGAGCGGTGCTCAAGCAGGCGGCGATCGCCGATCACTTCGAAATCTCGCGCGTGCCCGTGCGGGAGGCGATGCGGCAGCTCCTGGCCGAAGGGCTCATCGAACTGCGTGCGCACCACATCGCCGTCGTACGCGGACTGTCGCTTGAGCGCATCAGCGAGATCTACGACAACCGCGCGCTGATCGAGGGGTACCTCCTGGAGCGCGCCGTGCCGAACATCCCCGTCGGTGTCGTGAAGGAGCTGCGCGCCGCCGAGAAGGCCATGCGCGGTGAGGACGACCACGCGGAGTGGCTGCGGCTCAACGGGAAGTTCCACCGCACCATGAACGAATACGCGCACGACGTGACGGCCCTCGAGCTCGTCGCGCAGCTCAAGTCCCGCGCCGAGCGCTACGTGCGCATGTGGGGCACCGGCGGCGGGCTGCACCGCCCGGAGGAAGCCGGCGCGGAACACGTGGAGATCCTGGACCTCGTCGGCGTGGGCGACGCGAAGGGCGCGCGCGCCGCCGTGGAACGCCACATCCGCACCACCGGCGAGCGGCTGGTGGCGTACGGCCGATCGCAGCAGGCCTAG
- a CDS encoding MFS transporter: MTTRLPSVSLARTGNGRLAVAVLTFLSFTVLFLQVGIVPLLPHLGQQLHLGAAEVSWLLTAELLGGAVAIPVLTRLADLHGKRRIIVVALSLVLVGAVLGMVTDSVALLLVGRVLMGAQAPMLALPASLASDTMSPARAQGTIATIHAGNTVGVGGGLLLGGLIGAFDPSFHAYFYVAGVVVALGLIGTLLFVRESNERGHGGFDVPGGALLAVSLVCLLLAISKGPAWGWGSGAVLGLFAAAVVLLGVFWVVERRTRHPLIDVRVLTLPGVWLPNVVVLLIAFGIYGAISAVTRFAQTPPKAGYGFGFSPLQVTLFAIPTALGGLVGAFLLRRLGRRLGFVATTAIAVLGCTVSYLALAAFHTIPVPMMIALAVYAFGNTMGIAAAQVMLLADAPARRSATALTVATVLYAVGNSLGSAIVGVLFAVHPLPGGLPAAHSYVWAFLLSGACVALATGLCTALAVRRSRAAATVTDPAAPPTSG; the protein is encoded by the coding sequence ATGACCACTCGCCTCCCCTCGGTTTCCCTTGCCCGCACCGGCAACGGCCGCCTCGCCGTCGCGGTACTGACGTTCCTGAGCTTCACCGTGCTGTTCCTCCAGGTCGGCATCGTGCCGTTGCTGCCCCACCTCGGGCAGCAGCTGCACCTCGGCGCCGCGGAGGTGTCGTGGCTGCTCACGGCCGAGCTGCTGGGCGGCGCCGTCGCCATCCCAGTGCTGACGCGGCTGGCCGACCTGCACGGCAAGCGGCGGATCATCGTCGTCGCGCTCTCGCTGGTGCTCGTGGGCGCGGTGCTCGGCATGGTCACCGACAGCGTCGCGCTGCTGCTCGTCGGCCGCGTGCTGATGGGCGCGCAGGCGCCGATGCTCGCGCTGCCCGCCTCGCTGGCGAGCGACACGATGAGCCCCGCCCGCGCGCAGGGCACGATCGCCACGATCCACGCGGGCAACACCGTCGGAGTCGGTGGCGGACTACTGCTCGGCGGGCTGATCGGCGCGTTCGACCCGAGCTTTCACGCCTACTTCTACGTCGCGGGCGTGGTGGTGGCACTGGGCCTGATCGGCACCCTGCTGTTCGTCCGCGAAAGCAACGAGCGCGGGCACGGCGGTTTCGACGTGCCGGGCGGTGCGCTGCTCGCGGTGAGCCTCGTGTGCCTCCTGCTCGCGATCTCCAAGGGACCGGCGTGGGGCTGGGGTTCCGGCGCCGTGCTCGGCCTGTTCGCCGCGGCGGTGGTGCTGCTGGGCGTCTTCTGGGTGGTCGAGCGGCGCACACGGCACCCGCTGATCGACGTCCGGGTGCTCACCCTGCCCGGGGTGTGGCTGCCCAACGTGGTCGTGCTGCTGATCGCGTTCGGCATCTACGGCGCGATCTCAGCCGTGACCCGCTTCGCGCAGACGCCGCCGAAGGCCGGCTACGGGTTCGGTTTCTCCCCGTTGCAGGTCACCTTGTTCGCGATTCCGACGGCGCTCGGCGGGCTCGTCGGCGCGTTCCTGCTGCGGCGGCTGGGCCGTCGGCTCGGGTTCGTCGCGACCACGGCGATCGCGGTGCTGGGCTGCACGGTGTCGTACCTGGCGCTCGCGGCGTTCCACACGATCCCGGTGCCGATGATGATCGCCCTTGCCGTGTACGCGTTCGGCAACACGATGGGCATCGCGGCGGCGCAGGTGATGCTGCTCGCGGACGCGCCGGCGCGCCGGTCCGCAACCGCGCTGACCGTCGCGACCGTGCTGTACGCCGTGGGCAACTCGCTCGGCAGCGCGATCGTCGGCGTCCTGTTCGCGGTGCACCCGCTGCCCGGCGGGCTGCCGGCTGCGCATTCGTACGTGTGGGCGTTCCTGCTCTCGGGCGCGTGTGTCGCGCTCGCGACCGGCCTGTGCACGGCGCTGGCGGTCCGGCGTTCGCGTGCCGCCGCGACCGTCACCGACCCGGCTGCGCCCCCAACGTCCGGTTGA
- a CDS encoding Rieske 2Fe-2S domain-containing protein: MTRVLTQDRVRARLRDTVDPERGRIPMFVYSDPDVYELELKTVFREAWLFVAHVSELPEAGSFVVRDMGEESVIVARGDDETVRVFLNSCRHRGMRLACEDFGATNRWRCPYHGFTYGSKGEFLGTLIGAPYERIAYPGGLDRDALHLIEAKVGIHQGLVFATWAKEPDGLRSYLGDLAWYLDLVVGRAELEVVGVPQKWIVPTGWKLPSENFTADAYHTATAHSFTARLGLTKGVDFGRDGYHVDPGGGHGLGIGVHDEAEGSYFPPELADEYAARLDPDQFALLKRIKNTHGNVFPNLSFLIPNFIEIDGRRVTGMMLRLWQPYGPDKVQVWSWHLVEKNAPQWWKDLGRKMYTQTFGASGMFDQDDTENWEAQTRNANAALTRSEEVYLHYEMGLDVDPLTDFPGPGAVYGGKFSEAAGRSFYRTWLDHLIGAERP; encoded by the coding sequence ATGACGCGTGTCCTTACGCAGGACCGGGTTCGAGCCCGGTTGCGCGACACCGTGGATCCGGAGCGGGGCCGGATCCCGATGTTCGTCTACTCCGATCCCGATGTCTACGAGCTCGAGCTGAAGACGGTGTTCCGCGAGGCGTGGCTGTTCGTCGCGCACGTCTCCGAACTGCCGGAGGCGGGTTCGTTCGTCGTGCGGGACATGGGCGAGGAGTCGGTGATCGTCGCGCGCGGCGACGACGAGACGGTGCGGGTGTTCCTCAACTCGTGCCGGCACCGGGGCATGCGCCTGGCGTGCGAGGACTTCGGGGCCACGAACCGGTGGCGCTGCCCGTACCACGGCTTCACCTACGGCAGCAAAGGCGAATTCCTCGGCACCCTGATCGGCGCCCCCTACGAACGCATCGCCTACCCGGGCGGCCTCGACCGCGACGCGCTGCACCTGATCGAAGCGAAGGTCGGCATCCACCAGGGCCTGGTGTTCGCCACGTGGGCGAAGGAGCCCGACGGCCTGCGCAGCTACCTCGGTGACCTCGCCTGGTACCTCGACCTCGTCGTCGGACGGGCCGAGCTGGAGGTGGTCGGGGTCCCGCAGAAGTGGATCGTCCCGACCGGCTGGAAGCTCCCGTCGGAGAACTTCACGGCCGACGCCTACCACACCGCCACCGCCCACTCCTTCACCGCGCGGCTCGGGCTGACCAAAGGCGTGGACTTCGGCCGCGACGGCTACCACGTCGACCCCGGCGGCGGCCACGGCCTGGGCATCGGCGTCCACGACGAGGCCGAGGGCTCCTACTTCCCGCCCGAACTGGCCGACGAGTATGCCGCGCGGCTGGACCCCGACCAGTTCGCGCTGCTCAAGCGGATCAAGAACACCCACGGCAACGTCTTCCCGAACCTCTCCTTCCTGATCCCGAACTTCATCGAGATCGACGGCCGCCGCGTGACCGGCATGATGCTGCGGCTGTGGCAGCCGTATGGTCCCGACAAGGTCCAGGTGTGGTCCTGGCACCTGGTCGAGAAGAACGCGCCGCAGTGGTGGAAGGACCTCGGCCGCAAGATGTACACGCAGACCTTCGGCGCCTCGGGCATGTTCGACCAGGACGACACCGAGAACTGGGAAGCCCAGACCCGCAACGCCAACGCCGCGCTCACCCGCAGCGAAGAGGTGTACCTGCACTACGAAATGGGTCTCGACGTCGACCCGCTGACGGACTTTCCTGGCCCGGGCGCAGTCTACGGCGGCAAGTTCAGCGAGGCCGCCGGGCGCAGCTTCTACCGCACCTGGCTCGATCACCTGATCGGAGCTGAGCGCCCGTGA
- a CDS encoding 3-phenylpropionate/cinnamic acid dioxygenase subunit beta: MSGPAPRVALEVRLTVHDFLVDEAALLDHGRFEEWLALFTDDVEYTAPIRVTRKTGNPGVVEDIGWFDDNRASLGLRVRRLATDVAWAEDPPSMTRRFVTNIRIVPAEDGYVVTSNLMLFRSRGDGGTYDLVVGERTDLLREVDGDLKISRRRILLDQASLGTKNLGVFL; encoded by the coding sequence GTGAGCGGACCCGCCCCGCGCGTGGCGCTGGAGGTGCGCCTGACCGTCCACGACTTCCTCGTCGACGAAGCCGCGCTGCTCGACCACGGCCGCTTCGAGGAGTGGCTCGCGCTGTTCACCGACGACGTCGAGTACACGGCCCCGATCCGCGTCACCCGCAAGACCGGTAATCCCGGCGTCGTCGAGGACATCGGCTGGTTCGACGACAACCGCGCGTCGCTCGGGCTGCGGGTGCGGCGCCTGGCCACCGACGTGGCGTGGGCCGAGGATCCGCCCTCGATGACGCGCCGGTTCGTCACCAACATCCGCATCGTGCCTGCCGAAGACGGCTACGTCGTGACCAGCAACCTCATGCTGTTCCGCAGCCGCGGCGACGGCGGGACGTACGACCTCGTCGTGGGCGAGCGGACCGACTTGCTGCGCGAAGTGGACGGAGACCTGAAGATCAGCCGGCGCCGGATCCTGCTGGACCAGGCGTCGCTCGGCACGAAGAACCTGGGTGTGTTCCTATGA
- a CDS encoding ferredoxin, which translates to MSEISTDQTRCQGYGNCAAAAPEVFDLDDTGLVEVLNANPEGPELARAREAATMCPVQAITVG; encoded by the coding sequence ATGAGCGAGATTTCGACTGACCAGACCCGCTGCCAGGGTTACGGCAACTGCGCGGCCGCCGCGCCCGAGGTGTTCGACCTCGATGACACCGGGCTCGTCGAGGTGCTCAATGCGAACCCGGAAGGCCCGGAACTGGCGCGGGCGCGCGAAGCGGCCACGATGTGCCCGGTGCAGGCCATCACCGTCGGCTGA